The following coding sequences lie in one Bifidobacterium sp. ESL0690 genomic window:
- a CDS encoding SLC13 family permease: MRKWIVKELKNDTILVVATILAIISCFIVPPDRQYLGYIHLNTISQLVCLMLVVCGFQRIGVFHIIGTKLLEHVHTESALVIALVSLTFFSAIFITNDVSLVTFIPFAISVLVMAKMEDKAVLVATLMTIGANTGSMLTPVGNAHNLYLKSVSKMPTSEFLEVMGPFSLASAIMLFVVILVVFRRRSSQADFASLGRKGIEQSLFAPQSEQQPDEVRVLNYGAGYGGWRAVVYVALFLVCIFTVSGAIPLWLMCLLVFGAFLICDRRAFLKVDWSLPLTFVMFFIFIGNMRRVPEFSNFVASIVNQHPMEVAVASSQLISNVPTSILLSGFCSQWRELIIGTNLGGLGTLIASMASLISYQQIARKYPNQKGRYLLVYTVTNVLFLAVLLGLALIIN, encoded by the coding sequence ATGCGCAAGTGGATCGTCAAGGAACTGAAAAACGACACCATTTTGGTGGTGGCGACGATACTCGCCATCATTTCATGTTTCATCGTCCCACCGGACCGTCAGTATCTTGGTTATATCCACCTCAATACTATTTCTCAGCTGGTTTGCCTCATGCTCGTGGTCTGCGGCTTCCAGCGCATCGGCGTTTTCCATATCATCGGCACCAAGCTGCTTGAGCATGTCCACACCGAAAGCGCTCTGGTGATTGCGCTGGTTTCGCTGACGTTCTTCTCCGCGATTTTCATCACCAACGACGTTTCCTTGGTCACGTTCATTCCCTTCGCGATTTCCGTACTTGTCATGGCGAAAATGGAGGACAAGGCCGTTCTGGTGGCCACGCTGATGACCATCGGCGCCAATACCGGCAGTATGCTCACGCCCGTCGGCAACGCGCATAATCTTTATCTCAAATCCGTCTCCAAGATGCCGACTTCGGAGTTCCTTGAAGTGATGGGGCCATTCTCGTTGGCTTCGGCGATTATGTTGTTCGTTGTCATTCTCGTGGTATTTCGGCGTCGCAGCAGCCAGGCCGATTTCGCAAGTCTTGGGCGCAAAGGCATTGAGCAATCGCTGTTTGCCCCGCAAAGTGAGCAGCAGCCAGACGAGGTGCGCGTGCTCAATTATGGCGCAGGTTACGGCGGCTGGCGTGCGGTCGTTTACGTTGCCCTGTTCCTGGTCTGCATTTTCACCGTCAGCGGCGCGATTCCGCTTTGGCTGATGTGCCTGTTGGTGTTTGGCGCGTTCCTGATCTGCGACCGCCGGGCATTCCTCAAGGTCGACTGGAGCCTGCCGCTGACCTTCGTGATGTTCTTTATCTTCATCGGCAACATGCGCCGCGTCCCGGAGTTCTCGAATTTCGTAGCCTCGATCGTCAACCAGCACCCGATGGAGGTCGCCGTCGCCTCCAGCCAACTGATCAGCAACGTGCCCACGTCCATCTTGCTTTCCGGTTTCTGCAGCCAGTGGCGAGAGCTGATCATCGGCACGAATCTCGGCGGGTTGGGCACCCTGATTGCCTCCATGGCTTCACTGATTTCCTATCAGCAGATCGCCCGCAAATACCCAAACCAAAAGGGCCGCTACCTGCTCGTCTATACGGTGACC
- the dnaG gene encoding DNA primase, translating into MAGMILKQDVEKVRATADLYDIVSSTVTLKPYGSGTFMGLCPFHDEKTPSFSVRPSLGVWHCFGCGLGGDVFGYVEHRENIDFREAVELLADKYHIELHYEKSDGSREEHRGSKRARLLEANEEAQRYFVSQIMTPEALAARKLLGGRNFSQADCQRFGCGYAPKGWDNLVRHLAGKGFTQQEMLDAGLARQGQRGIYDYFRGRATWPIRDSTGRTLGFGARKLYDDDNINSKYINTPDTQLYRKTQVLYGIDLAKSSIVKKRQAVIVEGYTDVMACHLAGIDTAVATCGTAFGEDHAKIIRRLISDDSLGAVQLVGPLKVEGQSLSSRIVFTFDGDAAGQKAAIHAFGLDSAFLSQTFVAVADNNLDPCDLRIQQGNEAVRSLIDHAKPLYDFVIDTAIARFDTSYTTGQMGAVKAVAPLIAQIRDRSLLDIYTRKATRRIGVDLDIMRREVNNARRQLRVRDDDAYAPKRWGGGFEARTRNDENRYANPAARKALQHRDASDQAYFRVDDAVFICEQQFMAVLIQVPRAIDANSFAKLTLADFMTPVFRSLFQAIAAAGGLPDSSTPQGLWMHNLTKAGGPMLEQVINELAVMPLPLPGGDDQNGNANSANAGQAGGSSADSSNSAASQLRAPTQEEQRYAAELTARLLDVGYMRRIGAAKRKMAQMPDGEEKIRILGQITNMEAARKDLQAQVYGNAVA; encoded by the coding sequence ATGGCTGGAATGATTCTCAAACAGGACGTGGAAAAGGTACGTGCCACGGCAGACCTTTACGATATCGTGTCGTCGACGGTGACGCTCAAACCCTACGGCAGCGGTACTTTCATGGGCCTGTGCCCGTTCCACGACGAGAAAACCCCCAGTTTCAGCGTCCGTCCTTCGCTCGGCGTGTGGCATTGCTTCGGCTGCGGGCTTGGCGGCGACGTATTCGGCTATGTGGAGCACAGGGAAAACATCGACTTCCGCGAGGCCGTGGAGCTTCTGGCTGACAAATACCATATCGAATTGCATTACGAGAAAAGCGACGGCAGCCGGGAGGAACACCGCGGTTCCAAACGTGCCCGCCTGCTTGAGGCAAACGAGGAGGCCCAACGTTACTTCGTCTCGCAGATCATGACGCCGGAAGCGCTCGCGGCGCGCAAGCTTTTGGGCGGACGTAACTTCAGCCAGGCCGATTGCCAACGTTTCGGGTGCGGATATGCTCCGAAGGGTTGGGACAATCTTGTCCGGCATCTGGCGGGTAAAGGCTTCACTCAGCAGGAGATGCTGGATGCCGGCCTTGCGCGTCAGGGGCAGCGCGGCATCTATGACTATTTCCGTGGCCGCGCCACTTGGCCGATTCGCGATTCCACCGGGCGTACGCTTGGTTTCGGTGCCCGTAAACTTTACGACGACGACAACATCAACTCCAAGTACATCAACACTCCTGATACGCAGCTTTACCGCAAGACGCAAGTGCTTTACGGCATCGATCTTGCCAAGTCCAGCATTGTCAAGAAACGTCAGGCCGTCATCGTCGAAGGCTATACGGACGTGATGGCCTGCCATCTTGCCGGTATCGACACGGCCGTGGCCACCTGCGGCACCGCGTTCGGCGAGGACCACGCCAAAATTATCCGTCGCCTTATCTCCGACGATTCCTTGGGTGCCGTCCAACTGGTCGGCCCGTTGAAGGTCGAAGGGCAATCCCTGAGCTCGCGTATCGTCTTCACTTTCGACGGCGATGCGGCGGGGCAGAAGGCCGCCATCCATGCGTTCGGCTTGGATTCGGCGTTCCTCTCCCAGACGTTCGTGGCCGTCGCCGACAACAATCTTGACCCCTGTGACCTGCGTATCCAGCAAGGCAATGAGGCGGTGCGTTCGTTGATCGACCATGCCAAGCCGCTTTACGATTTCGTCATCGACACCGCCATCGCGCGTTTCGACACGTCGTATACCACCGGCCAGATGGGTGCGGTGAAGGCCGTGGCCCCGCTGATCGCGCAGATTCGCGACCGGTCTCTGCTTGATATCTACACCCGCAAAGCGACCCGCCGTATTGGTGTGGACCTTGACATCATGCGTCGTGAGGTCAACAACGCCAGGCGACAGTTGCGTGTGCGTGACGACGATGCCTACGCTCCCAAACGCTGGGGCGGTGGCTTCGAAGCGCGTACCCGCAATGACGAAAACCGGTATGCGAATCCTGCAGCGCGTAAAGCCCTGCAGCACCGCGATGCCTCAGATCAGGCCTATTTCCGCGTCGACGATGCGGTGTTCATTTGTGAACAGCAGTTCATGGCCGTGCTCATTCAGGTGCCACGCGCCATCGATGCCAACTCGTTCGCCAAGCTCACCCTCGCCGATTTCATGACCCCGGTGTTCCGCTCGCTGTTTCAGGCAATCGCCGCGGCAGGTGGGTTGCCGGACAGCAGCACGCCGCAGGGGCTGTGGATGCACAATCTCACCAAGGCCGGCGGTCCGATGCTTGAGCAGGTCATCAACGAGCTGGCCGTCATGCCGCTGCCGTTGCCCGGTGGCGACGATCAGAACGGCAATGCCAATAGCGCGAATGCCGGTCAGGCGGGTGGCAGTAGTGCTGATTCTTCTAATTCCGCCGCTTCCCAACTTCGCGCGCCCACGCAGGAGGAGCAGCGTTACGCCGCGGAACTGACCGCGAGGCTGCTCGACGTCGGCTACATGCGTCGTATCGGGGCCGCAAAACGTAAGATGGCGCAAATGCCCGACGGTGAGGAGAAAATCAGGATTCTTGGGCAAATCACCAATATGGAGGCCGCCAGAAAGGACTTGCAGGCACAGGTTTACGGCAATGCCGTGGCCTAA
- a CDS encoding deoxyguanosinetriphosphate triphosphohydrolase: MMETADGEEVLSDEGYDAFDEERWAPEPPKSQSRTAFQRDRARLIHSSALRRLGAKSQILVAGTDDFARTRLTHTLEVAQIGRQIGSMLGCDPDVVDCACLAHDLGHPPFGHNGERVLADIASGIGGFEGNAQTLRLLTRLEPKIFHEDGRSAGVNLTRASLDAAVKYPWTLAEASQHPKGERSLKFCVYPDDVDVFNWLKTGAPKDAKPMECQVMDLSDDIAYSVHDVEDAIATGAFNPLALADSRVLDGIVEATREWYGQQWDADKLLEALHRLKKRHMFPSHFNGSRQALAQLKNITSSLIGRFASSVEQATREKYGQGPLTRYSANVVIPDETNYEIVALKGIAVYFVMAPREREPLHDQEQQIVADLVDVLMADSPRPSDALETVFLEDWNESTNDDERLRVAIDQVASLTDGSAMTLHSLIC; this comes from the coding sequence ATGATGGAAACGGCAGATGGCGAGGAAGTGTTGAGCGACGAGGGCTATGATGCTTTCGATGAGGAGCGTTGGGCTCCGGAACCGCCGAAATCGCAGTCCCGCACTGCCTTCCAACGCGACCGTGCGCGTCTCATCCATTCCTCTGCTTTGCGCAGGCTTGGAGCGAAAAGCCAGATTCTGGTGGCCGGTACCGATGATTTCGCGCGAACTCGGCTGACTCATACGCTTGAGGTCGCCCAGATCGGCCGTCAGATCGGCTCGATGCTCGGCTGTGACCCGGATGTGGTCGATTGCGCCTGCCTCGCCCACGATCTCGGCCATCCGCCTTTCGGTCACAACGGGGAACGGGTGCTGGCCGACATCGCTTCCGGTATTGGCGGTTTCGAAGGCAACGCGCAAACGCTGCGCTTGCTGACACGGCTGGAACCGAAAATCTTCCATGAAGACGGACGTTCGGCTGGGGTCAATCTGACGCGGGCCTCGCTCGACGCGGCAGTGAAATATCCTTGGACACTGGCCGAGGCTTCACAACATCCGAAAGGGGAGCGGAGTCTCAAATTCTGCGTCTACCCGGATGACGTCGACGTGTTCAACTGGCTCAAGACCGGCGCTCCGAAAGACGCCAAACCGATGGAATGCCAGGTCATGGATCTTTCCGATGACATCGCCTACAGCGTCCATGACGTGGAAGATGCCATCGCCACCGGTGCCTTCAACCCACTTGCCTTGGCCGATTCGCGCGTGCTTGATGGCATAGTGGAGGCCACCCGCGAATGGTACGGGCAGCAATGGGATGCCGACAAACTGCTTGAGGCGCTGCATCGCTTGAAAAAGCGGCATATGTTCCCTTCGCATTTCAACGGTTCGAGGCAGGCGCTGGCTCAGCTGAAGAACATCACCAGCTCGCTGATCGGTCGGTTCGCCAGTTCCGTTGAACAGGCGACACGCGAAAAGTACGGTCAGGGCCCGCTGACACGATACAGCGCCAATGTCGTTATTCCCGACGAGACCAATTATGAGATTGTCGCACTCAAGGGCATCGCCGTCTACTTCGTCATGGCACCGCGCGAACGCGAGCCATTGCATGATCAGGAACAGCAGATTGTCGCCGATCTGGTCGACGTGCTGATGGCCGATTCTCCGCGGCCTTCCGATGCGCTGGAAACCGTGTTCTTGGAGGATTGGAACGAGTCCACCAACGATGACGAACGCCTGCGGGTGGCCATCGACCAAGTGGCCAGCTTGACCGACGGGTCCGCAATGACGCTGCATTCCCTGATTTGCTGA
- a CDS encoding cysteine hydrolase → MVDKDEWLVVVDRQKVFAQSDWSDWACADGTYYATDEPFKRLAKAYGERVVYTRYIAPDKPQDAWVDYFKGWPQFLVPPDDPMYDFTDETAELAKGHPVVSKTTFGKWGDELKAAIQNAKKIAVCGVATDCCVLQTALAAADDGVAVRLVEDACAGSTPDNQKLAIETMKLFTPLITVTNTKELLG, encoded by the coding sequence ATGGTCGACAAGGATGAATGGCTGGTGGTCGTGGACCGCCAGAAGGTGTTCGCACAAAGCGATTGGTCGGATTGGGCGTGTGCCGATGGCACTTACTATGCCACCGACGAACCGTTCAAACGGCTCGCCAAGGCGTACGGCGAGCGAGTCGTCTATACCCGCTACATCGCACCCGACAAGCCGCAGGACGCGTGGGTCGATTATTTCAAGGGCTGGCCGCAGTTCCTCGTGCCGCCAGACGATCCGATGTACGACTTCACCGATGAAACGGCCGAGCTGGCGAAGGGACATCCTGTGGTCAGCAAGACGACGTTCGGCAAATGGGGCGATGAGCTGAAGGCCGCTATTCAGAACGCCAAGAAAATCGCCGTGTGCGGAGTGGCGACCGACTGCTGTGTGCTGCAGACCGCTTTGGCCGCTGCCGATGACGGTGTCGCCGTTCGGCTGGTCGAGGATGCCTGCGCCGGCAGCACGCCAGACAACCAGAAGCTGGCCATCGAGACGATGAAACTGTTCACGCCGCTGATCACCGTGACCAATACCAAGGAATTGCTGGGCTGA
- a CDS encoding cytosine permease, with product MSDEGKSSSLSVEEQGIDVIDESERKGKPSSLFWPWFAANISVLAMSYGAWALGFGISFWQAAVTTIIGVVVSFLLVGIVSIAGKRGNAPTMVITRAIFGVKGAKVPAAMSWIATLGWEISLTVTAVLAMASTLQKLGMGSGPTAKIISAVVVVGLVVVAGIFGYDLIMKCQQVITIVTGIVTIGFFILGWGSIDFSKIGSAPSGGLPAMLGCCLFVMTGFGLGWVNVAADYSRYLPRNSSNTGIVAWTTFGASIANVLLIIYGLLLAVSNGSLLKQVGLDPVGAMASILPTWYLVPFTLVAVLGLMSGAIMDNYSNGLALLSFGIKLPRTVAAGLTAVLTVIGVIYVTFFSETFIGPFQGFLITLGVPMAVWAGMFVADVLMRKRDYDSADLYNPEGRYGSWNVKALVILVVGTALGWGLVVNSSASWLSWQGYLLSLFGGKSGIWAQANLGVIVALVVGLLGTLIFQRGDIKRQEGIN from the coding sequence ATGAGTGATGAAGGGAAAAGTTCGTCGCTGAGCGTCGAGGAACAAGGCATCGACGTCATCGACGAATCCGAGCGCAAGGGCAAGCCCTCGAGCCTGTTCTGGCCGTGGTTCGCGGCTAACATTTCGGTGCTGGCCATGTCGTACGGGGCTTGGGCGTTGGGCTTTGGGATTTCGTTCTGGCAGGCGGCGGTTACCACCATCATCGGCGTGGTGGTCTCGTTCCTGCTGGTCGGCATCGTCTCGATTGCGGGCAAGCGCGGCAACGCGCCGACCATGGTGATCACCCGCGCCATCTTCGGCGTGAAAGGTGCGAAAGTGCCGGCTGCGATGTCGTGGATCGCGACGTTGGGCTGGGAGATTTCATTGACCGTGACGGCGGTGCTCGCCATGGCTTCAACGTTGCAGAAGCTCGGCATGGGCTCCGGGCCCACGGCCAAAATCATCTCGGCCGTCGTGGTCGTGGGACTTGTGGTGGTGGCCGGCATCTTCGGCTATGACCTCATCATGAAATGCCAGCAGGTCATCACCATTGTCACCGGAATCGTGACCATTGGCTTCTTCATTCTGGGCTGGGGCAGCATCGATTTCTCCAAGATCGGCAGCGCTCCCTCCGGCGGTCTGCCGGCGATGCTCGGCTGCTGCCTGTTCGTGATGACCGGCTTCGGGCTGGGCTGGGTCAACGTGGCCGCAGACTACTCGCGCTATCTGCCTCGTAATTCCTCGAATACGGGCATCGTGGCTTGGACCACGTTCGGCGCCTCCATCGCCAACGTCCTGTTGATTATCTACGGGCTGCTGCTCGCGGTCTCGAACGGCTCACTGTTGAAGCAGGTCGGGCTTGACCCGGTCGGCGCGATGGCCTCGATTCTTCCGACATGGTACTTGGTGCCGTTCACACTGGTGGCCGTGCTGGGGCTGATGAGCGGGGCAATCATGGACAATTATTCCAACGGCCTCGCCCTGCTCTCCTTCGGCATTAAGCTGCCGCGCACCGTCGCCGCCGGGCTTACCGCGGTTCTGACCGTGATCGGCGTCATCTACGTGACGTTCTTCTCCGAGACCTTCATCGGGCCGTTCCAAGGGTTCCTGATTACGCTCGGCGTGCCGATGGCCGTCTGGGCTGGCATGTTTGTCGCGGACGTGCTGATGCGCAAACGCGATTATGACAGCGCCGATCTCTACAATCCGGAAGGCCGTTACGGTTCATGGAACGTCAAAGCGCTGGTAATCCTTGTAGTCGGCACAGCGCTCGGCTGGGGTCTTGTGGTCAATTCTTCCGCAAGCTGGCTGAGCTGGCAAGGTTATCTGCTTTCTCTTTTCGGCGGCAAATCCGGCATCTGGGCTCAAGCCAATCTCGGCGTCATCGTCGCGCTCGTGGTCGGCCTGCTCGGAACCTTGATTTTCCAGCGTGGTGACATCAAACGGCAGGAAGGAATCAACTGA
- a CDS encoding PfkB family carbohydrate kinase, which produces MSSVNHSMVLSHADNSLRSVDRLTHGSVISLGQAIVDVSMQIAAIPNPGENLFADYSQTVAGGCGFNVLYAARAMGARASLASVLGNGAWADVIKSALSQNGIEHTGMNLEGEDSGFCVALTDKHAERTFISTRGAECHVSKTAFDKIHPSGSDVVYLSGYTLVSGTCVALLSFLDKTWQQRFTAVFDVSPVIDEVDSATLERIIEYRPIWTCNESEADLLESRLGIEEAGLDSVALAERDAETDARVLNNPVMNVGSANGRSKNDASEDNLAGETAGTSSSQSPIPNTSKRYARLARALNAPLIVHCGCQGAWLCSQQGPAQLIPAFPAHAVDTNGAGDCHTGVLCASLLMGMSLHEAVSLANLAASISVESRGAASCPPLPRVVSDVRFKEVLLRDSTRSLLDKLSGKGK; this is translated from the coding sequence ATGAGTAGCGTCAATCATTCCATGGTGTTATCGCATGCTGATAACAGCTTGCGATCGGTCGATCGTCTTACGCACGGTTCGGTGATTTCGCTCGGACAGGCGATAGTGGACGTCTCGATGCAGATTGCCGCCATTCCAAACCCTGGCGAGAATCTTTTCGCGGATTATAGCCAGACTGTGGCTGGCGGTTGCGGTTTCAATGTGCTATACGCGGCTCGGGCGATGGGAGCAAGAGCTTCTCTCGCCTCCGTATTGGGGAATGGCGCTTGGGCAGATGTCATCAAAAGCGCGCTCTCGCAAAATGGCATCGAGCATACCGGTATGAACCTTGAAGGCGAGGACTCCGGTTTCTGTGTGGCGTTAACGGATAAACACGCCGAACGCACCTTCATTTCCACTCGCGGTGCCGAATGCCATGTGTCGAAAACGGCTTTCGACAAGATTCATCCCAGTGGAAGCGACGTGGTTTATCTCAGCGGCTATACGTTGGTTTCCGGGACTTGTGTTGCTTTGTTATCGTTTTTGGATAAGACCTGGCAACAGCGATTTACCGCGGTTTTCGATGTCTCACCTGTCATTGACGAAGTCGATTCGGCGACGTTGGAGCGGATCATTGAATATCGGCCGATATGGACGTGCAACGAGAGCGAAGCCGATTTGCTCGAGAGCAGGCTGGGAATAGAAGAAGCCGGATTGGATTCCGTTGCTTTGGCAGAGCGTGATGCTGAAACAGATGCCCGTGTGCTCAATAATCCCGTAATGAACGTTGGTTCAGCCAATGGTCGTTCCAAAAATGACGCTTCGGAAGATAATCTTGCCGGCGAAACCGCGGGAACGTCGTCCTCGCAAAGCCCAATTCCCAATACATCCAAACGCTATGCACGACTTGCGCGGGCATTGAATGCGCCGCTTATCGTCCACTGCGGTTGCCAAGGTGCCTGGCTGTGTTCGCAGCAAGGTCCCGCGCAGCTGATTCCGGCTTTTCCGGCTCACGCCGTGGATACTAACGGTGCCGGCGATTGCCATACAGGGGTGTTGTGCGCGTCGCTGCTGATGGGCATGAGTTTGCACGAGGCCGTGTCGTTGGCCAATCTTGCCGCCTCGATTTCGGTCGAAAGCCGGGGTGCGGCCAGCTGCCCGCCCTTGCCGCGCGTCGTATCGGATGTTCGTTTCAAAGAAGTGCTTCTGCGTGATTCCACGCGGTCTTTGCTCGACAAATTGTCTGGCAAAGGAAAATAG
- a CDS encoding ADP-ribosylglycohydrolase family protein codes for MNLLERAHGALVGLAIGDALGMPAQSMSHASIVKAYGGPIRDFRDAVDDQPIAPSMKAGSVTDDTDQAFILAHKLIDDRGDLDVMAYAQDLLAWEQRMRAKGSLDLLGPSTKAALEKLSQGVSPELTGKYGTTNGGAMRAAPVGIAFAPGEALCAAARQSCIVTHNTTQGIEATTLVAAVVSFGLEGGQLRDNMRKAISLVRGMRRFGNWSAKASVAARVEVLLDYLDSPSGQAACRQDNDFAAFLRDIVGTSVEANESVPAAFAIAYRFADRPFEALCFAASLGGDTDTMAAMAGAMLGAAYGPDAFGEERVQKVEKLNGLDADEVASGLIALRKHGAR; via the coding sequence ATGAATCTTTTGGAACGAGCGCATGGCGCATTGGTCGGTCTGGCGATTGGCGATGCGCTGGGAATGCCGGCGCAAAGCATGTCGCACGCCTCCATAGTCAAGGCGTACGGCGGCCCGATTCGCGACTTTCGTGACGCGGTTGACGACCAGCCGATTGCTCCTTCGATGAAGGCAGGATCGGTGACTGATGACACCGACCAAGCGTTCATCCTGGCCCACAAGTTGATTGACGACCGCGGCGACCTCGACGTCATGGCGTATGCGCAGGATTTGCTGGCGTGGGAGCAGCGTATGCGGGCCAAGGGTTCGCTGGATCTGCTTGGGCCTTCCACCAAGGCTGCGCTGGAAAAACTTTCGCAAGGCGTGTCGCCGGAACTTACGGGCAAGTACGGTACTACCAACGGTGGGGCCATGCGGGCGGCTCCGGTCGGCATTGCGTTCGCGCCCGGTGAGGCTTTGTGTGCTGCGGCGCGTCAGTCCTGCATCGTCACGCACAACACTACGCAAGGAATTGAAGCCACTACACTGGTCGCCGCTGTGGTGAGCTTCGGGCTTGAAGGCGGGCAGCTCAGAGACAATATGCGCAAGGCGATTTCCTTGGTGCGTGGAATGAGGCGGTTCGGTAACTGGAGCGCCAAGGCTTCGGTGGCTGCGAGGGTGGAGGTGCTGCTCGACTACCTTGATTCGCCGTCCGGACAGGCGGCTTGTCGTCAAGATAACGACTTTGCCGCATTCCTTCGCGATATTGTCGGCACCAGCGTTGAGGCCAACGAATCGGTTCCCGCCGCGTTCGCCATTGCCTACAGGTTTGCGGACAGACCGTTCGAAGCCTTGTGTTTCGCGGCGTCTCTGGGAGGGGACACGGACACGATGGCCGCGATGGCCGGGGCGATGTTGGGCGCTGCTTACGGGCCCGATGCGTTCGGCGAGGAACGGGTGCAGAAAGTCGAGAAGCTGAACGGGCTCGATGCGGATGAGGTCGCTTCCGGGCTGATCGCGCTGAGAAAACATGGTGCCCGATGA
- the alr gene encoding alanine racemase, with translation MTLNALEPWPFSSALGKANYTAALRRYPGQAIVDLKAMRDNMRHLVEVVGGPKSGTAVMGVVKADGYGHGLIPSALAALAGGATWLGTAQPREALLLRMAGIDSSRCHILTWMYNGRNAPLVELIASDIDISIGSLDGIDAVAAAARKLGMPARVHIKVDTGFGRNGFTEAGFQSALDKLVPLAKEGVFDIVGQWSHFSVADAPDVPEFVEATDQQLETFKQFTARMEKAGIPPQIRHIANTAATLSRPETRFELTRPGIGLYGYEADPAMGTPSKYGLKPAMTLQAQLATVKSVEAGHGISYGRTYITDVATSTAIVPLGYADGIHRSASGFDESGAKHTKKPGGPVRVMTSEGPKLMRVSGRVCMDQFIIDLHGDSEKLNVHEGDTVELFGPGRGEQFVEPTADDWARAADTISYEIFTCLRTRIPRLYLHAAEVLEPQDMSKLSPKTLL, from the coding sequence ATGACATTGAACGCATTGGAACCATGGCCGTTTTCATCCGCCCTCGGCAAGGCGAACTACACTGCAGCGCTGCGACGTTACCCGGGGCAGGCCATCGTCGACCTCAAGGCGATGCGCGACAACATGCGTCACCTGGTCGAGGTTGTCGGTGGGCCTAAATCCGGCACAGCCGTCATGGGAGTGGTGAAGGCCGATGGTTACGGGCACGGACTCATTCCTTCCGCGCTGGCGGCGCTCGCAGGCGGTGCGACATGGTTGGGAACCGCACAACCGCGTGAGGCGCTGTTGCTGCGCATGGCCGGCATCGATTCGAGCCGCTGCCATATTCTCACGTGGATGTACAACGGACGCAATGCCCCGCTGGTCGAGCTCATCGCCAGTGATATCGACATTTCGATTGGTTCGCTCGACGGCATCGACGCCGTGGCCGCCGCCGCGCGCAAGCTCGGCATGCCCGCGCGCGTGCATATCAAGGTCGATACCGGTTTTGGCCGCAACGGCTTCACCGAAGCCGGCTTCCAGTCCGCACTCGACAAGCTCGTGCCGCTCGCCAAGGAAGGCGTGTTTGACATCGTGGGGCAGTGGAGCCACTTCTCCGTGGCCGATGCGCCTGACGTGCCGGAATTCGTTGAGGCAACCGATCAGCAGCTCGAAACCTTCAAACAGTTCACTGCGCGTATGGAAAAGGCCGGTATTCCGCCGCAAATCCGCCATATCGCGAACACCGCAGCTACGCTTTCGCGCCCCGAGACGCGCTTCGAGCTGACACGACCGGGCATTGGGCTTTATGGCTATGAGGCTGACCCGGCGATGGGAACGCCGTCGAAATATGGTCTCAAGCCTGCGATGACCTTGCAGGCGCAACTGGCTACGGTCAAAAGCGTCGAAGCCGGGCACGGGATTTCGTACGGACGCACTTACATCACCGACGTGGCGACCAGCACGGCCATCGTGCCGCTGGGCTATGCCGACGGCATTCATCGTTCTGCATCCGGGTTCGACGAATCCGGCGCGAAACATACGAAGAAGCCTGGTGGACCGGTGCGTGTGATGACCTCCGAGGGCCCGAAGTTGATGCGCGTCTCTGGACGCGTGTGCATGGACCAGTTCATCATCGATCTGCACGGCGATTCTGAAAAACTCAACGTGCATGAGGGCGATACCGTCGAACTCTTCGGACCGGGTCGTGGCGAGCAGTTCGTCGAGCCGACCGCCGACGATTGGGCTCGCGCCGCTGACACCATCAGCTACGAGATCTTCACCTGCCTGCGCACCCGCATCCCGCGGCTCTATCTGCACGCGGCTGAAGTGCTCGAACCGCAGGATATGAGCAAACTCAGCCCCAAGACGTTGCTGTGA
- a CDS encoding N-acetyltransferase, whose protein sequence is MSEQQSGERIRKATQADFETILRNFERARKLMAANGNPTQWGTTWPPAELVQQDIDGGNAFLLVDNEGENGSERILAQFAMFTGLEPTYAEIEGKWLDDDDYATMHRLASSGIKHHSAKTCLEWAVKTYGNVRCDTHPDNKAMQHVFEGDGFQRCGLIHVMNITDKPDVRVAYQRHER, encoded by the coding sequence ATGAGCGAGCAGCAGTCGGGCGAACGCATTCGAAAGGCGACGCAGGCGGATTTCGAGACGATCCTACGCAACTTCGAACGCGCGCGGAAACTCATGGCGGCAAACGGCAACCCGACGCAGTGGGGGACGACCTGGCCGCCGGCCGAACTCGTCCAGCAGGACATCGACGGCGGTAACGCTTTTCTTTTGGTGGACAACGAAGGTGAAAACGGCTCCGAGCGCATTCTCGCGCAGTTTGCCATGTTCACTGGGCTGGAACCGACGTATGCCGAAATCGAGGGCAAATGGCTTGACGACGACGATTACGCCACGATGCATCGTCTCGCTTCTTCCGGGATTAAGCACCATAGCGCCAAGACCTGCCTCGAATGGGCGGTCAAGACGTATGGCAACGTGCGCTGCGACACACATCCCGACAACAAGGCCATGCAGCACGTGTTCGAAGGCGACGGATTCCAGCGCTGCGGGCTGATTCACGTCATGAACATCACCGACAAGCCCGACGTGCGAGTTGCTTATCAGCGTCACGAACGCTGA